In Pseudobacteroides sp., one DNA window encodes the following:
- a CDS encoding SHOCT domain-containing protein, whose protein sequence is MTKEQFEREKNYRVSMSIAKAMLAKGIITMNDFKRINKILLTEYKPVIGGI, encoded by the coding sequence GTGACAAAGGAGCAGTTTGAACGTGAGAAAAATTACAGAGTTTCTATGTCAATAGCAAAAGCAATGCTGGCAAAAGGCATTATTACCATGAATGATTTTAAAAGGATCAACAAAATTCTTTTAACGGAATATAAGCCTGTAATAGGCGGAATATAA
- a CDS encoding recombinase family protein, with protein sequence MLRTVRKIEPLAARLPSKKRVAAYARVSSGKDAMLHSLSAQVSYYSDFIQKHRGWEYAGVYADEAVTGTKESRAEFQRLLKDCRNGKIDMVITKSISRFARNTVTMLEAVRELKSLEVDVFFEKENIHSMSGDGELMLTILASFAQEESRSVSENCKWRIRKRFAEGEIVNLRFLFGYHIKNGEIEINPEEAEVVEMIFNDYISGMGCTLIAKKLRGMNVDRPRGGTWTSNKVADIIKNEKYAGNALLQKKYVDNHLTKSLLKNKGVLPKYYAEETHASIIDPDTFQKAQEIMDRNRKRNAGKNVAGVYPFTSKIVCTNCGKNYKRKNRKGKASWSCSTYLKLGKEACNARQIPEDILLSIATEVLELQEFDDTYFLKQIKEIQVLEHNLVRFVFQDGQMIDKQWQHKSRSESWSEEDREKARMRQLDYLERRNSICSQQEQ encoded by the coding sequence ATGCTAAGAACAGTGAGAAAAATAGAGCCTTTGGCAGCAAGGCTCCCGTCAAAAAAACGTGTTGCTGCATATGCCAGAGTGTCCAGCGGGAAGGATGCCATGCTGCACTCCCTCTCGGCACAGGTCAGCTACTACAGTGACTTTATACAAAAACACCGTGGCTGGGAGTATGCAGGAGTATATGCGGATGAGGCGGTAACCGGAACCAAGGAGAGCAGGGCTGAGTTCCAAAGACTTCTGAAAGACTGTAGGAACGGCAAGATAGACATGGTGATTACTAAATCGATTTCCAGGTTTGCGAGAAATACGGTCACTATGCTGGAAGCAGTGCGGGAACTAAAGAGTTTGGAAGTCGATGTGTTTTTTGAAAAAGAGAATATTCATTCAATGAGCGGGGATGGAGAGCTGATGCTAACCATCCTCGCTTCATTTGCGCAGGAGGAAAGCCGATCGGTCAGCGAGAATTGCAAGTGGAGGATACGCAAGCGTTTTGCTGAAGGTGAAATAGTAAACCTGCGCTTTCTTTTTGGATACCATATTAAAAATGGGGAGATTGAAATTAATCCTGAAGAAGCAGAGGTTGTAGAAATGATTTTTAATGACTATATCAGCGGAATGGGCTGTACGCTGATAGCCAAGAAACTCCGGGGAATGAATGTTGATAGACCCAGGGGAGGTACTTGGACATCGAATAAAGTAGCGGATATTATTAAAAATGAAAAATATGCAGGGAATGCCCTGCTTCAGAAAAAATATGTAGATAACCATTTGACAAAATCACTACTGAAAAACAAAGGTGTTCTTCCTAAATACTATGCTGAAGAAACGCATGCTTCAATTATAGACCCCGACACATTCCAAAAAGCGCAAGAGATTATGGATAGGAATAGAAAAAGAAATGCAGGGAAAAATGTTGCAGGTGTTTACCCTTTCACATCTAAGATTGTTTGCACCAATTGCGGTAAGAACTATAAACGGAAAAACAGAAAAGGAAAGGCTTCTTGGAGTTGTTCTACTTATTTGAAGCTTGGGAAGGAAGCCTGCAATGCCAGACAAATACCAGAGGACATACTGCTTTCAATAGCGACAGAGGTTTTGGAGCTACAGGAGTTTGATGATACATATTTTTTGAAGCAAATTAAAGAAATTCAAGTATTAGAGCATAATTTGGTCAGGTTTGTTTTTCAAGACGGACAAATGATTGACAAGCAGTGGCAGCATAAATCACGGAGTGAAAGCTGGAGTGAGGAAGACCGGGAAAAGGCAAGGATGCGCCAGCTGGATTACTTGGAGAGGAGGAATTCAATATGCAGCCAGCAAGAGCAGTAA
- a CDS encoding recombinase family protein — protein sequence MQPARAVTVIPATTGRLATATAVRASLKRVAAYARVSTDNDEQLSSYEAQVDYYTKHIQSNTAWKFVEVYTDEGISATSTKKRDGFNRMIADALNGKIDLIITKSVSRFARNTVDTLTTVRQLKEKGVEVYFEKENIYTLDSKGELLITIMSSLAQEESRSISENVTWGHRKRFADGKLMLPYGQFLGYEKGEDGLPKIVEKEAAVVRLIYKMFLEGKTSSGIAKYLTENGVPTPSGKDNWQQSTVMSILQNEKYKGAAMLQKTFTVDFLTKKKKLNEGEVPQYYVENSHPAIISAEAFDLVQHEIKKRKEVKGYKTGINSFSGKIVCGECGSFYGSKVWHSTSKYRRTIWQCNSKFKNDRKCMTPHLYEDKIKGAFLEAFNSLIKNRDEILQCYEEIINVLADTSELDKETAKLQSECEVVAELLRKCVEENAHSALDQKEYQRRYTALANRYETARTGLSKINDKRLERNAKRESMRSFINSIRQSDQLLADFDEELWNNTVENVTVYSECEIKFAFKNGIELEWKI from the coding sequence ATGCAGCCAGCAAGAGCAGTAACGGTCATACCTGCCACAACAGGAAGGTTAGCGACAGCAACGGCTGTAAGGGCTTCGTTAAAAAGAGTGGCCGCCTATGCAAGGGTTTCAACCGACAATGATGAGCAGCTTTCAAGCTACGAAGCACAGGTTGATTATTATACAAAGCATATACAGTCAAATACCGCATGGAAGTTTGTAGAGGTTTACACCGATGAGGGTATCTCAGCTACCAGCACTAAAAAACGTGACGGCTTTAACAGGATGATTGCCGATGCTTTAAATGGCAAAATAGACCTTATTATAACCAAATCGGTCAGCCGGTTTGCCAGAAATACCGTTGATACGCTTACCACAGTCAGACAGCTTAAGGAAAAGGGCGTTGAGGTGTATTTTGAGAAGGAGAATATATATACCTTGGACAGCAAGGGTGAACTGCTGATAACGATTATGTCCAGCCTTGCCCAGGAAGAAAGCAGAAGCATTTCGGAAAATGTCACATGGGGACACAGGAAACGCTTTGCTGATGGTAAGCTGATGCTTCCGTATGGACAGTTCCTCGGCTATGAAAAGGGCGAAGACGGCCTGCCGAAAATAGTGGAGAAGGAAGCAGCGGTTGTTAGACTGATATATAAGATGTTCCTTGAAGGAAAGACCTCATCGGGCATAGCAAAATATTTAACAGAAAACGGAGTCCCGACGCCTTCCGGTAAAGATAATTGGCAGCAAAGCACCGTTATGAGCATCCTGCAAAATGAGAAGTACAAAGGAGCGGCTATGCTTCAAAAGACATTTACAGTGGATTTTCTCACTAAGAAAAAGAAACTCAACGAAGGAGAAGTTCCACAGTATTATGTTGAAAACAGCCATCCTGCCATTATTTCTGCAGAGGCTTTTGACCTTGTACAGCACGAGATTAAAAAACGAAAAGAAGTAAAGGGCTATAAGACTGGTATAAACAGCTTTTCAGGTAAAATTGTGTGCGGTGAGTGCGGAAGCTTCTATGGAAGCAAGGTGTGGCATTCCACCAGCAAATATAGAAGGACAATCTGGCAGTGCAACAGCAAGTTTAAGAATGACAGGAAATGCATGACACCGCATCTTTATGAGGATAAAATCAAGGGGGCATTTTTGGAGGCTTTCAACAGCCTAATAAAAAACAGGGATGAAATACTACAGTGCTATGAAGAGATAATTAATGTCTTGGCGGATACCTCAGAGCTTGATAAGGAAACTGCCAAGCTTCAGAGTGAATGCGAGGTTGTGGCTGAACTTCTAAGAAAATGTGTGGAGGAAAATGCACATTCAGCCTTAGACCAGAAAGAGTACCAGAGAAGATATACAGCCCTTGCGAACCGGTATGAAACCGCCAGAACAGGTCTTTCAAAAATCAATGATAAAAGGCTGGAGCGTAATGCAAAGCGTGAAAGCAT